Genomic window (Notolabrus celidotus isolate fNotCel1 chromosome 15, fNotCel1.pri, whole genome shotgun sequence):
GTAAAGGCCGATCCAAGCCTCTGACACCGGCCGCTGGTGTGAGCCCCGGACCCGGGCGGATCTTGCGCCGACACTGCGGGAGGAAGAGTGCCGATTCCCGGGCAGCCGCTCGGAAAAAGTGCGGTGGGGCGTGCGGCCTGTTTCCTCCCCAGGCTGATGTTCCACTCCAACGGGAGGCTCCGGGCTTATATCCCCCTCATCCTCGGGCTTCCCCTCGCTGTTGTTGTCCTCCGCAGAGGACGCTTGGCCGATGCTGGAGGGGATGCTGTGGTGGTCTGCGGGGCTACCGTCTGCGCTCGCCCCATGCTGCCCGAGGTCCGAGTCGCTGCCCTCCTCCGATCGGCTGTGGTTGGCCTCTGTGTCCTCGAAGCTTACCGAGAAGTCCACCATGAGACTGGTGGGTCTGGCACAGCGGGGTCGTCGATAGGAGTCCCGCTTT
Coding sequences:
- the zgc:66427 gene encoding E3 ubiquitin-protein ligase ZNRF1, which gives rise to MGTRASRLQEDPVPPAFGKDGTKRDSYRRPRCARPTSLMVDFSVSFEDTEANHSRSEEGSDSDLGQHGASADGSPADHHSIPSSIGQASSAEDNNSEGKPEDEGDISPEPPVGVEHQPGEETGRTPHRTFSERLPGNRHSSSRSVGARSARVRGSHQRPVSEAWIGLYRVNNRHGNIRCPFCSKPFPGGRIEDHLLSCLTSPPLPYNTDVLSKDSGECSICLEDLVQGETIARLACLCVYHKSCIDSWSKVKPCCPEHPFD